GAGTTACGGCCACCAATGTGAACCGGCAATAACGGACTGTTGGTCTTTTGTGCCAGCTTCAGATAGTTCTGATTCCACTGCTGGTCTTTTACGCCACTAGGCGACATACGAGACACTTCCCCCGCTGGGAAAATGATCACCGCTTCTTCATTGTGTAAGCAGCTCATGATGGCTTTGAGTTGTTGGCGTCCGGTTTTTCCACCAAGATTATCAACGGGAAGAACCCGCTGTTTTAATCCATCAAAGCCCATCAACAAGTCGTTTGCTACTATCTTAACGTCAGGGCGAATTTCACCGATTAATCGCAGCAAAGCGAGGCCATCCAAGGCGCCAAGAGGGTGGTTGGCGATGATCATTACACGCCCGCTTGCGGGAATATTACGACGGTCTATTTGGCTGACTTGATAGCTGAAATTGAAGTGATCAAGCACTCGATCAATAAATTCGAAGCCGACACAGCCGTGGTTTTTTTCCAAGAATTGGTTTACTTCCCTTTCGTGGAATAAGCGCTTTAACACGCTTAACGTTGGGCGAGTGATAAATGGGCTTTTATCGAAAAACTGAGGCGATTTACTGGCAATCATTTGCTCGACTTGTATCACAGTGATGCTCCGCTTTAATAATTTTTGGATATCTTATTAACCAGAGTAGAGCGTTAATATGACAGCAGCGTGACGTCGTGATGGCGGATATATGACCTGAGATATTCATTTGCATCAGGCAAAAAAAACCCACCAAAAGGTGGGCTAAAAAGTCGTCTACTAGAGAGTTATAACGCAGTGTACGACTGAGCTCGGGTACGGTTTACTTCATCGTTGGCATTGAAAACTCTGCGCCAGCGCGAAGTCCTGTTGGCCAGCGTGCCGTGATGGTTTTCATGCGAGTGTAGAAACGTACGCCGTCTGGACCGTGCATGTGCAATGGACCGAACAAAGAACGTTTCCAGCCGCCAAAGCTGTGGAATGCCATTGGCACCGGAATGGGCACATTTACGCCAACCATGCCGACTTGAACGTCTTCACAGAATTGACGAGCGGTATCGCCATCACGGGTGAAGATTGAGGTGCCATTACCGTATTCGTGGGCATTGATCATATCCAATGCTTCTTGGTAACTGTTGGCGCGAACCACGCATAAAACAGGACCAAAAATTTCTTCGTTGTAAACACGCATGCCTTGTTTCACATTGTCGAACAAGGTGGGTCCAACGAAGTAACCATTTTCATTGCCTGGATAGACAAAATCACGCCCATCACGCACCAAGGTTGCGCCTTCTTCCACACCAATGCTGATGTAGTCTTTGATTTTTGCGCAATGTTCTTTGGAAATAACAGGGCCCATGTGAGCCTCTTCTGGTAGTCCAACACCTGGGCCGACGCGCATTCCGTCGATTTCGATACTTAAGCTGTCGATGAGGTTATCAGCAACGTCATCGCCCACACAGACCGCAACAGAAATCGCCATGCAACGCTCGCCCGCTGAACCGTAAGCTGCCCCCATTAGAGAACCAACCACTTGGCTAGGATCCGCATCTGGCATGACGATCATGTGATTTTTTGCCCCACCAAGTGCTTGAACGCGTTTGCCATGAGCGGATGCTGTTGCGTAAATGTATTCAGCAATAGGTGTTGAACCAACAAAACTAACCGCTTGAACTCGTTCGTCCGTTAGCAATACGTCCACGGCTTCTTTATCACCATTAACGATGTTAAATACGCCATCTGGCAAGCCGGCCTCCGTAAGCAACTCAGCCAAGCGAAGCGGCACAGAAGGATCTTTTTCTGATGGTTTCATCACAAATGTATTGCCGCTGGCAATGGCAACAGGGAACATCCACATAGGAACCATAGCAGGGAAGTTGAACGGCGAAATACCCGCGCACACACCAAGAGGTTGCATCAAAGACATGCTGTCTACGCCGCGACCGACATTTAGGCTGTGTTCGCCTTTTTGAAGGTGTGGGATGCCGCAAGCAAACTCAACCACTTCGATGCCGCGAGTTAATTCCCCTTTTGCGTCGGAAAATACTTTGCCATGCTCGCTGGTGATCATTTCTGCGATTTCGTCGGCGTGTTGTTCTAGTAGGGCTTTGAATTTAAACATGACACGAGCGCGGTTAAGTGGCGTGACCTTGCTCCATGTTTTGAACGCTTCTTGTGCTGATTCAATCGCAGTGCGAGTTTCGTCTGCGCTTGATAGAGCCACGTTCATGGATTGCGCGCCTGTTGCTGGGTTATAGACTGGACCTGTGCGACCGCTTTGGCTGGCAATTTGCTGACCGTTAATATAATTACCTAATGTGTGCAGAGTACCTAATGTTTTCATGAGAATACCTAACGTTTGCATGTGTTTGTTGAGGCGAACACTGTTTATCTAGTGTCTCGCGTTGGCCTCATAGAAAAAGAGCGCTTATTGGACGATGTCTAACCCGGATTCAGCGCAGAGCGCCTTTAAGTTGTTGGCCCCAAGAGTTGCGTAGGTTAACGGGTGCGCAACGGCAGGATCTTGTTCTGCTTCTACCACTAACCAGCCTGAATAGTTACTGGCTTTCAGTTGTTTGAATAAACTGCTGTAATCGATAAAACCGTCACCAGGCACGGTAAACACACCGTTTAACATCGCATTTAAAAAGCTGATGTCGCGGTTCTTGGCATCTTTTAAAATCTCAGGGCGAAGATCTTTACAGTGAACGTGAATGATACGGTCCGCGTGTTTTGCTTGCACTTCTAATGGATTTCCGCCTGCAAACGTCATATGACCTGTGTCTAGCAATAGTCCGACAGAAGGTCCTGTGTGTTTCATTAGTAAGTCAACTTCGTGTTGGCTTTCAATGACGGTTCCCATGTGATGGTGGTAAGCAATTTGAACGCCTTCAGATAAGCAGTAGTCTGCGACTTGAGTCAGTTTCTTACTCATTTCAGCGATCTTTTCTTCGCTGATAATAGGGCGGTGTGACAAGGGTGTTTCGATTTGTCCATGGATGCAGCCAGTGACTTCGCAATACACCATGGCTTTTGCGCCAAGGGATTTTAACAAGTGAAGATGCGGTTTAATGGCTTCTATTTCTTCTTCTACACTGCGAGTCAATAACTCGCCGCTGAACCATCCAGACACCAAATCCAAACCATGTTCTTTTAGGATAGGGCCAAGCACTTCTGGCGTGCGAGGGAATTTGTGGCCTAATTCGAAGCCGCTAAACCCTGCTTGTTTACCTTCACTTAGGCAGGTTTCAAGTGGTGTTTCTGCTCCCAATGTTGGTAGGTCGTCGTTGGTCCAAGTTAATGGGTTAATGCCGATTCTGACGCTCATATTATTATTCTCCGATCAGTAAATAGTAAAAAGTGGATAGTTATAAATTTTTAAACTGACGTGCTTTATGAGCGTCGTAGTTTTTTCTTGCTTGGCGAACTTGTTCGCGCTCAGATACTTCTGGCACCGCCACATCCCACCAATGACCGCCACCTTCAGTGACAATGGCAGGGTCTGTGTCGAGTGTAATTAAGTAGCTGATTGGTGACGCTTTTGCGCGCTCCAATGCGGCTTCCAATTCGGTAATGTTGCTTACTTTTTCAGAGTT
The sequence above is a segment of the Marinomonas sp. IMCC 4694 genome. Coding sequences within it:
- the iolE gene encoding myo-inosose-2 dehydratase, whose translation is MSVRIGINPLTWTNDDLPTLGAETPLETCLSEGKQAGFSGFELGHKFPRTPEVLGPILKEHGLDLVSGWFSGELLTRSVEEEIEAIKPHLHLLKSLGAKAMVYCEVTGCIHGQIETPLSHRPIISEEKIAEMSKKLTQVADYCLSEGVQIAYHHHMGTVIESQHEVDLLMKHTGPSVGLLLDTGHMTFAGGNPLEVQAKHADRIIHVHCKDLRPEILKDAKNRDISFLNAMLNGVFTVPGDGFIDYSSLFKQLKASNYSGWLVVEAEQDPAVAHPLTYATLGANNLKALCAESGLDIVQ
- a CDS encoding CoA-acylating methylmalonate-semialdehyde dehydrogenase; translation: MHTLGNYINGQQIASQSGRTGPVYNPATGAQSMNVALSSADETRTAIESAQEAFKTWSKVTPLNRARVMFKFKALLEQHADEIAEMITSEHGKVFSDAKGELTRGIEVVEFACGIPHLQKGEHSLNVGRGVDSMSLMQPLGVCAGISPFNFPAMVPMWMFPVAIASGNTFVMKPSEKDPSVPLRLAELLTEAGLPDGVFNIVNGDKEAVDVLLTDERVQAVSFVGSTPIAEYIYATASAHGKRVQALGGAKNHMIVMPDADPSQVVGSLMGAAYGSAGERCMAISVAVCVGDDVADNLIDSLSIEIDGMRVGPGVGLPEEAHMGPVISKEHCAKIKDYISIGVEEGATLVRDGRDFVYPGNENGYFVGPTLFDNVKQGMRVYNEEIFGPVLCVVRANSYQEALDMINAHEYGNGTSIFTRDGDTARQFCEDVQVGMVGVNVPIPVPMAFHSFGGWKRSLFGPLHMHGPDGVRFYTRMKTITARWPTGLRAGAEFSMPTMK